The Manduca sexta isolate Smith_Timp_Sample1 chromosome 17, JHU_Msex_v1.0, whole genome shotgun sequence genome includes a window with the following:
- the LOC115455869 gene encoding uncharacterized protein LOC115455869: protein MDSNSNSCDLYMPKIENDSENEKDCNKRELRLNWNSENTMKLIQTLEKDCRELWDSKHPLNRERAARQAKLEYLADMFGTTSEEISRKIHNLRSQFNNELRKIKRRLSTPVGESGGGARGWEYFDALSFLRLPSGDPLDIMDAVNLELAEFQANEEEEFGAVARAKNSIPSGSPTNRRTKIRVAASAPPPLPPSAHPLMWPEEPVPRLRPSLDADECQIFGDFVASELRTLRSNESRKKLKRMIQKAILQVGEEEDVNIISG from the exons ATGGATTCCAACTCGAATTCGTGCGATTTGTACATGCCAAAGATTGAAAATGATTCGGAAAACGAAAAAGACTGTAATAAAAGGGAGCTACGGTTGAACTGGAACTCTGAGAACACCATGAAACTAATACAGACATTGGAGAAAGATTGCCGAGAGCTGTGGGATTCGAAGCATCCGTTGAACAGAGAACGCGCGGCGAGACAGGCGAAGCTCGAGTACCTGGCTGATATGTTCGGGACGACCTCGGAGGAGATAAGCCGGAAAATACACAATTTGAGGTCGCAGTTTAACAATGAGCTGAGAAAAATAAAGCGGCGGCTGTCTACGCCGGTGGGGGAGAGCGGAGGCGGCGCGCGGGGGTGGGAGTACTTCGACGCGCTCTCGTTTCTGCGCCTGCCGTCGGGCGACCCTCTCGATATCATGGATGCAGTTAATCTCGAG CTGGCAGAGTTCCAAGCGAACGAGGAGGAAGAATTCGGTGCCGTCGCGCGAGCTAAGAACTCTATACCGAGTGGCAGCCCTACGAACCGCAGGACGAAGATACGGGTGGCGGCGTCGGCCCCCCCGCCGCTGCCGCCGAGTGCGCACCCGTTGATGTGGCCCGAGGAGCCCGTGCCGAGACTCCGGCCGAGCCTTGACGCTGATGAATGTCAG ATATTCGGTGATTTCGTGGCGTCTGAGCTTCGGACGCTCCGTTCAAACGAGTCCAGGAAGAAACTGAAGCGTATGATCCAGAAGGCGATCCTCCAAGTGGGCGAGGAAGAGGACGTGAACATCATAAGCGGATAG